The genomic stretch gtGGTCAGAGTCCATGGGCAGTGAATGAGGAGAGTTGATGGTGTGCAAAATCGACCCACCTCTTGCTACATCCCCAAGGCCTCATCTCACCCGAGTCCCTCGCCAAAGCACAGCGGTTTTGCCGTGTGCCCTGCTGGGATGGCGCTGCATGGCACACACGGTGTGTAAGTTTGAGTGCAGCTGAAACGAAGCCGATTCCAGACACCCAGGGGCAGGGCGGGGTGTCCGTGTGGCTGGGAGGCCTCCTTGTGTTAGGAGGATGTTGCCATCGGCCAGGTGCCCTGCTGTAAGCCAACACATGGAGTCTTGTATGACATGTGCTCTGCATGAGTGATGCCGCTGGGctgtacactgccatcttcacATGTGTGAATGAGCACGTGACTGGGGGGTACTTGGGCTGCAAGACAGAGTTCATGTGTGGGGGATGGAACACGTGCACCAGTGACCCAGGAACCTCTGCCTGTTCTTCAGTAAAATGCACCATTTGCATCAGCAGTTCCCAAAATTAGTCTCCAGGTCTATTTACACTCTAAAACATTATCGAGGGTCTCCAagagcttttgtttgtttctgtgggTTTTATGTCTATCTGTTGCTTAACGTATTAGGAATTAAAATGgggagattttcctttttttttttttgagatggagtctcgttctgtcgcccaggctggagtgcagtggctcgatctcggctcactgcaagcttcacctcccgggttcacgccattctcctgcctcagcctcccaagtagctgggactacaggcacccgccaccacgcccggctaattttttttgtatttttagtaaagactgggtttcaccatgttagccaggatgttcttgatctcctgacctcgtgatccacccacctgggcctcccaaagtgctgggattacaggcatgagccactgtgcccggccttaaaatGGGGAGATTTTTCAAGCCGAAGATACACAAGgaagactgggcaacatggcaagaccccgactctacaaaaaattttaaaattaaccaggcatggtggcatgcacgtgagcccagcttcttgggaggctgaggcaggagtatcgcttgcacccaggaggtcaaggctgcagtgagctgtgattatgctactgcactctagcatgagtgacagagaccctggctcaagaaacacacatacacacacacacacacgcacatagtCCATTAGGCATCAGGGCGATGATGGCATCAGGGAGCCTGGGAAACTCCACTGGACATTCATGGGAGAAcaagtgaaaaaggcaaataacatcttagtgttattctaaaatttcttcttttggcCTTGTGGACAGGACCACGCTTTGAGAGCTGTGACTGACATGCCTCTGTCCTGTTGCGAGGGCCTATAGTGCCAAGTGCATGAGCTCTGGGGAGGGCTTCGTGGGTGCAGAGCTGGGCCTGTGGAGGCCCCTCAGACACAACACTGGTGGGGCTCAGAGCTCCAGGGGCACTCGAGGGAAGACAAGAACCAGGTCTGAGATGTGTGAATGTGACAGTGCATGAGTACAGATGGAGACCTTGTGGGTCCCAGAACCAGGACTGCATATGACTTTCATATGTGGGTATTTTTGCCTTCATGGGTCccttcctgtttttaaaaaaatgtgtgattATGTTGTCACAAAGAGTTTATTCCTGTATATTCAGTGTTAATTTGTTTTCAGATTTGTAAAGTAAAATTAAACcatttcagccaggtgtggtgacacatgcctatagccctagctacttaccccagaggctgaggtgggaggatcgcctgagcccacgaggttgaagctgcagtgagccatgatcacacccctgcactctagactgggcgacagagctgagATCCTATTTCGTGGGCCCTAGGTCACTGTGCCTGCTGGAACAGGACATCCCTATCACCGTGGTTGGTTCCCTTTGGGGTGCTAAGACCTATGAATGAGGGAAACTTAGGGTGCCCAAGCTGAGGTAGAGCCCTCAGAACCCCCTGGGATTTGTATTGGAGCCCTCGTGGCATAACACAGGTGGATTATGCAATGGGAGTTTCTTACCTATAAGCACCCACATGTGGGCGGGTGGAGGGTAGGAGCCATGCGCTAGGGCTTcagcccccagccccttcccGCTTCAGGGCACACCTTGCACTTGGCCAGCCTGGAGCTGGGCTTTCGGGGGTGGCATAGCCTGGGCTGGCTCTGGCCAGCATAATCTGTTTCTCTTTTGTCCCTCCAGGGAGGACCTCAGGGGTGGCTGAGCTCTTACCTGGTTTTCAGGCGGGGCCCATGGAAGGTACGGGGGGTGGATCCTGAGTTGGGCTTCTCAGGAGCTCCCATACATCACCTACTGCTTCTGACTCTAGTTAGTATCCCCTTCCCCACTAAACCCTGCTCACTGTGGACCCCGCACTAACCTGGCCTGACTGTGGCTCTGAGGCATCTAGCGGTCTGGCGCTGGGCCTAGGCTAGGCTGGGCTGAGGAGAGCCTGGGGTGCAGGCCAGGGCTCTGTGACTGGCACCTGCGGTGCTCTTGAGGGTGTGGCGTCTGGGCAGCTGGCTCTCTCTTTGGTCTGGGGGCTGCAGTCTGTCTCCCTCTGTGCAGGCTGCTTCGTTTTCTGCCTTGTGTTTTTGCACCTGGGGGAGGGCCGTAATTGGGGAATGGCCGGGATGGTAGAATGGGGAGTGtgctgtgcccagcctctggCACAAAAAATCCAACCAGGGCTGCAGGTTCCTTGGTGAGCTTTGCAAATCGTCCCCGACCTCAGTGCTGGCTCCGCACCATGTACCCCTGCTGTGCCGTTAGCCCTGTTCCCTCCCAGGCCTCCGGGCTCAGGGCCTGTTGTCTTTCTGCAGACTGGCTCTTCGTGGTTGTGGTATGCCTGGCTGccttcctcatcttcctcctcctgggcATCTGCTGGTGCCAGTGCTGCCCGCACACTTGCTGCTGCTACGTCAGGTGCCCCTGCTGCCCAGACAAGTGCTGCTGCCCCGAGGCCCGTAAGTGTCCCGCTCATGGCCACCCTGGTTTGGGCAACATCCTGCATCCAAGGGAAGGAGGTGGCCATCCACCTGCCCCCAGGACAGTGGCGTTGGTCTGGAGGGTGTGAATTTAGCCAGTGGGGAGAAAGTAGGCTGAGGAGGGTCTGCTGTTTAGATTGTCGTTTACTTCCTCcaacttttagtttatttttatttatgttgttcttttcttttgtaaGTATAATCCATACACATGGTAAAAATGTCCAACAGTACAAGATACTAGTCACATGGAAGTAAAGCCCTCTAAAAAAACCAAATCTTGGCTAGGCGCAGtgattacgcctgtaatcccagcactttgggaggccaagacgagtggatcacttgaggtcaggagttccagatcagcctggccaacatggtaaaaccccgttctctactaaaaatacaaaaattagctgggcatggtggtgatcgcctgtaatcccagctactcaggagactgaggcatgagaatcgcttgaacccaggaagtggaggttgcagtgagctgagatcacgccactgcactccagcctgggcgacagagtgagactctgtctcaaaaaacaacaacaaaaaaaatgttaagtgaaaaagttAAGAAACCAAACAAGGTTTACATCACTACATGatttaagcaaaaaaaattttttttgttttagagaaagggtctcattctgtcatccaggcagtgcagtgcgatcatagctctctgcagcctcgaactcccgggttcaagcagtcctcccgcctcagcctctggagcagctgggactgtaggcacacaccaccatgcccagctaattttttgatttttgttttttgtagagacaggggtctcagtatgttgcccagcctgatctcaaactcctggcctcaggtgatcctcccaagtcagcctccccaaagtgctgggattacaggcatgtgccaccatgctggccaatttttaaaaattttctgtagagacagggtcttgctatattgcccaggctggtcttgaactcttgacctcaagtgatcctgcctcaggctcccaaagtgatgggattacaggcatgaactaccacacctggccttaaacttaagcaatttttttttttttttttggagacagtttcactctgtcgcccaggctggagtaaagtggcatgatctctgctcactgcaacctccgccccccgggtttaagctattctcctgcctcagcctccggagtagctgggatataggcacctgccaccacgcctgactaatttttgtatttttagtagagatggggttttgccatgttggccaggctggtctcgaactcctgacctcaggcaatccgctcccccacacccccaccttggcctcccaaagtgttaggactacaggtgtgagccaccatgcctggccaaatttaaGCAAATGTCTGAAAACACATACCCACAGGAATGCTGCACATTTTACCCAGCTACTATGTCTAGGGTCGTATctagcacaccagcatggctaCTGTGGAGAGCTGGGACTGGATGTGGGTTGAGAGCTAAAGGGGAAGTAAGCAAACCAAGCAGGGGAAGGTAAGAGAAGACAGAAGACGGAGAGAGAGGGACCTAACTCTATGAGAGGAGTCAGACATGTGCAATTGAAAAAGACTTGCTCCTGTCTCTCTTCTGTGAATGTTTGTGAATATCCCAACGGGACACTTTCACAGAGGAGCTGATAGACGTGGTCACAGCCATCAGCCTTGGGACACCAGGCCACAGTGTGTACACTAAGTGGCACTGATGGACACTTCAGCATCCCTCTAGCTGCTGTCCCGTTTCCCCTCCTCAGGGACCACAGCTGTTGCCAGTCCTTGGTTTCCTTCAGGAGGGTGTCTGGGTAGACCAGCCTGTGTGCACACAGTCCAAGATACACGAACAGTGAAGTGCCAGGCAATCCTTGCGAGCATGGGCAGGTGGAGAGCTGAGGCCTGCTTGACACCTTCCTGCTCAGAAGCCCAGTGAGCAGTTTCCCTCCCTAGGGCTCAGTGTCATCCCCTATAAAATGGGGCATATGGCAGAGCTCACCACACTGGGTGCATCTGGGGATTTGGTGAGCTCATGTGCACACCATTGAGCATGGGGCCCAACCTATATAAAATATTCTACATCTGTCAGCTGCTGGGCACTGCCACTATCAGCCTCAGTAGTGACTGAGGGACAGGGCACCAGTCAGAGCCCTGGTGCACACAGAGTGACCCCAGAGAAGCAGCCTTCCCTCTCTGAGTCCTGTTTCCTTCTGTTAGGTCCTGACTTCATTCATGGGTTGTTGTTAGCATTAAGGAAGTCGCTGGCTAATTTTATAGTCATTGAAGTCAGTGGTGTGCAACCTGGTTCCTCAAAGGATCACTTCCCTGAAAAAATTCCACTGCTCCCTGGAGGCTTATGCAGGCCATCCCATCCCCTCCCTCTTGTTGTGTTCAGCTGACAGCTTTTTGCTCAGTGAGTGAGTGTTaggtccatttcacagatgggctGCAACCAAGTTTGCAGTGAACCCACTAAGACCAGAGCTAGGGCCAGGACTAAATGCTGGTCCCAATGCCACATTCCCCTGTCCCCACACCACATTTCCTCCATCCGGAGACCCTGTTACCCCAACCCAGGGCCCCATTAACTCCCTGGCAGAGGCCCTGTTACATCTGCTGCTGCCACAGCCTCCGCCCACCCTTCAGGAGGCAGCAGGTCCCACTGCTGATGATAAAGTTGCAGGCTGCCTGAGCTAATAAAGGGGCTTCCTCTAGGCTGTGCACTTAGTCTTCTGCTTCCAAACCAAATCAGAGGTGAGGCACCCTCTCTGGGCCCATCTCTCTCCTCCATTTTCCTGTTGGGGTCCCAGGGAGGAAGCCACTTGCCTAGGGCCCAGGAATTTTGCAAGCCTCTTGCcctagggaggaaggaagggaggaggatcTTACCTTGAACTGTCAAGCCTAGAGCCTGGTGGGGCAGGCAGAAATGGGTGCAGTCCATGAGTTAGAAACACTAGAGGAGACACTTTGCTGCTTGGCCGGGGCAGGCAAGTTAATTCCCGAGGCTCCTGCCACTGCATCTCAATCTGGAAGGTGaccaggtgggcaggacccacgTCTCCCAGATGACTCATTTTTTCTAGAACAGGGGCTTGGCTGCCAAAGAGGATACTTGATTTCGGCTTGTGGGGACAGTGGTGGACCCAGCATCTGGGCTTTATATAAAGGGCAGCTTTGTTGCCCTGTAAACACACAGACCATGGGGTGGCCACTTCTTCCAGTAAGTTAGCTGGGGAGTTGGAAGTTTAGGTAAAACCTTTTGATTGACAAATGTTGGCGAATTACCATGCTGTTAAATGAAACATTGTTCTGCCACCCTGGGGCTGTGGGCTGCCTGCGTGCACCCTCTGAAAAATCACACAGGAAGTGGGGTGGGGTCTCCATGAAGCTGGTGTCCCCCAGCCTCAGGGATGCTGCAGAAATGGAATGAGGACCAACAGGGACTCAGATGTCCAAGGAAGCTCTACAGCGGAGAGGACGGCTTGGGAAGGAGGTCCAGGCCCAGGTCCCTCCGGAACCCAATGGGTATGGGGCAGCTTggctcctgccccaccccccTTCTCCTGTTGATTGTGTCCTCACAGTGTATGCCGCCGGCAAAGCAGCCACCTCAGGTGTTCCCAGCATTTATGCACCCAGCACCTATGCCCACCTGTCTCCCGCCaagaccccacccccaccagctaTGATTCCCATGGGCCCTGCCTACAACGGGTACCCTGGAGGATACCCTGGAGACGTTGACAGGAGTAGCTCAGGTGAGGCCGGGGGAAGCAGGAACAGCTGGTGGGGGTGTGCTGGGCATCTGGACACTGAGGGGCAGGGGCTGGAAGGAAGAGTGTCTTGGGAGCCGAGGAGGGGCTCTGCTCCTGGTGCGCGGCCACTGACAGCCACTCTCCCCCAGCTGGTGGCCAAGGCTCCTATGTACCCCTGCTTCGGGACACGGACAGCAGTGTGGCCTCTGGTGAGAATCCATCATCCCGAAGTTGGATGCGCCTGTAAGGGAGAGGGGTGGGCCAGGATCCATCCTCCCAAACCGACCACCACCCCCCTGTCCCTAGAAGTCCGCAGTGGCTACAGGATTCAGGCCAGCCAGCAGGACGACTCCATGCGGGTCCTGTACTACATGGAGAAGGAGCTGGCCAACTTCGACCCTTCTCGACCTGGCCCCCCCAATGGCCGTGTGGAGCGGGGTAAGCAAGAGCCTTGGGGTCTGAGGGCTTTTAAGGTGGGGGGGTGAAGCATGTCTCCCTGATACCTGCCGCAGGGACTCTTGGTGCAAACCCTGGACCCCGGGCTCCTCCAGCAGTCAGTGACACCCCCCCTTCCCTGCAGCCATGAGTGAAGTCACCTCCCTCCACGAGGACGACTGGCGATCTCGGCCTTCCCGGGGCCCTGCCCTCACCCCGATCCGGGATGAGGAGTGGGGTGGCCACTCCCCCCGGAGTCCCAGGGGATGGGACCAGGAGCCCGCCAGGGAGCAGGCAGGCGGGGGCTGGCGGGCCAGGCGGCCCCGGGCCCGCTCCGTGGACGCCCTGGACGACCTCACCCCGCCGAGCACCGCCGAGTCAGGGAGCAGGTCTCCCACGAGTAGTGGTGGGAGGAGAAGCCGGGCCTACATGCCCCCGCGGAGCCGCAGCCGGGACGACCTCTATGACCAAGACGACTCGAGGGACTTCCCACGCTCCCGGGACCCCCACTACGACGACTTCAGGTCTCGGGAGCGCCCTCCTGCCGACCCCAGGTCCCACCACCACCGTACCCGGGACCCTCGGGACAACGGCTCCAGGTCCGGGGACCTCCCCTATGATGGGCGGCTACTGGAGGAGGCTGTGAGGAAGAAGGGGTCGGAGGAGAGGAGGAGACCccacaaggaggaggaggaagaggcctACTACCCGCCCGCGCCGCCCCCGTACTCGGAGACCGACTCGCAGGCGTCCCGCGAGCGCAGGCTCAAGAAGGTGAGGGCCGCCCTCCCTGGCGTCCAGACCGTCCCTGGGCCCCCAGCCGGTCCCCGCGGCTCatacccttctttctttctcccttgcaGAACTTGGCCCTGAGTCGGGAAAGTTTAGTCGTCTGATCTGACGTTTTCTAcgtagcttttgtattttttttttttaatttgaaggcACACTGATGAAGCCCTGCCATACCCCTCCCGAGTCTAATAAAACGTATAATCACAAGCTCTGGAGAGAACCATTTGTTCGGCCGCGCGGGGCGGGGGACCGGGGCTGCTCCCGTATGTGTCTGTAAAGCGCCGCGTCCCGGGGTCGCCGGAGTCCGGGGCCGGGAGGAACAGACCCAGCCTGGCCCGGCCCGCGCCCGCGCCGCCGGCCGGAGAACGTGCCCCGCGCAGCCGCCGCCCGCCTGCGTGcgcgccccggccccgcccagGCGTGCGCATGCGCCCGGGCCCTCCGCCTTCGCGCACCGCAGGCTGGCCGCCGGGAGCGCCCGCGCGCTCCTCTCCCCTTCCAGCCCATACGCCCCAGCCCCCCACCGACCTACTTTACTGTCTCCAAACTCGGGCAGCCCACCTGGCCCCCGACGACCCCAGCCCCTGCTCCGGGTACCCCGACGTTCCATCGCGACCCGCGTTTCAACCGGGCGGCGCGCGGCGACCTCGCGCCCCGCGGGGCCCCGGGCCCGCGCGCGCCCGCCCGCCCCCGGAGACAGACAGCGCGCGCGCTCCCGGGCCACCTCCCCCAGCGCGCGTCCGCCCCGGGctcgcgccgccgccgccgccgccgccgccgcgcgcgCGCAGCTCaagtaaaggaggaaaaaaaaaagggggaaaaatagaAAGCAGCGGCGGCGGCTGCAGCAGCGATCCGCCGCCGAACTGGGCCAAGCCGGGCGGCGGCCGCGCGAGCCGGCGATCCAGGGCACCGGCGGCGGCCAGCCAGGGCGGGCcgtgttcaaaaaaaaaagtcgcggcggcggcggctgctcaGGGAAGGAGGCCTGAGGGCCGCGTGCAGCGGGCGGGCAGCCGGGTGGGCTGGGGGCGGCCGCGCGGCGTCCCGGAGCCTCGGGCCGCCCGGAGCCGGCGGGCgggcggaggcggaggcggcggcggctgcaGTGGCTGCAGgagcggcggcggctgcggcggcggcggcggcatcTCCTCCTCACATGACCCCACTGTTTGTCCCCGTGATCAGCGCGAGCGGCTCCCGTATCTCCTCCGTCCCCTCCTGCCGCGCGGCGTGAGCGCCGGGCTCGGGGCCCCCCCGGCCgcccgccccctcccctccctccctcccctcccctcccctcccccccggGCCCCgcgccccccccgcccccgccccccccatGGACATGCTGGACCCGGGTCTGGATCCCGCTGCCTCGGCCACCGCTGCTGCCGCCGCCAGGTAAGATCCCCCGCCCGGCCGTGCCCCcgcgccccggccccggccccggccccgcggCCTGCAGGCCGGGGCCGCCATGATCCCGAGCGGCCGCGGGCCCGGCTCAAAATGGAGGCCGCCGGCGCGGGGGGGGGACCCGGCGCCTCCCGCCCCCGGCCCCCGGCCTCGGCGGCGCCCCCGGCCTCAGGCGCGGCCGGGTGGGACTGGGGCCCTGCAGCTGGGCGCGGGCgcgggggcgggggcgcgggCGCGAGCCGCGCTGACCCTGCTCCCTCCTGTGCTCCTGGCAGCCACGACAAGGGACCCGAGGCGGAGGAGGGCGTCGAGCTGCAGGAAGGTGAGTGCTTGCCGGGCCGGCCGCGCCCGGGGAGGGCTGGGGGCGCTCGGCGCGGCCCTGACCGTGCCCCGACCCTCCTTGGCCCCAGGCGGGGACGGCCCAGGAGCGGAGGAGCAGACAGCGGTGGCCATCACCAGCGTCCAGCAGGCGGCGTTCGGCGACCACAACATCCAGTACCAGTTCCGCACAGAGACAAATGGAGGACAGGTGAGCGGCGGGCCGcgagggcgggcgggcgggcgggcgcgcCGGGAAGGCTCGGACCTGGCCCCAGCGCCGGCCTCGCCGCTCTGCCGCCCCCTGCAGGTGACATACCGCGTAGTCCAGGTGACTGATGGTCAGCTGGACGGCCAGGGCGACACAGCTGGCGCCGTCAGCGTCGTGTCCACCGCTGCCTTCGCGGGGGGGCAGCAGGCTGTGACCCAGGTGGGTGTGGACGGGGCAGCCCAGCGCCCGGGCCCCGCCGCTGCCTCTGTGCCCCCAGGTCCTGCAGCGCCCTTCCCGCTGGTAGGTGCCCTGCCACCcctgggtgggggggggggagggaGTGGAGAGGGGACACTGGCTCTGCTCTTGGGGAGCCCCGGGGGTGGGGCAGGTGTCGCCCAGCGGATGCTGCCTTCAGGCCTCAGGCTGCATGGGGCCAGATCCCTGTTGTGCACCGTGAAACCTGGGGACAGTgctcttggaattttttttttcccgcaAAATGGGAATGATGTGTCTTAAGAGGAAAGTTTCTTAGAGTGCAAAACGGATTGGCTCAGCAAGTGATCGCTGACCTCCCGCCATGTTCCAGGGCTGTTTGAAACACAGGACATAATGCTACACGCAGAAGGAGTCCTTACTCCTGTTAATTGCAGAGAATGCAGTAAACCCCAAGCACAGCAATGAGGGGACGGGATGGAGGAACAGAGAAAGCTAAGGGTAGCCTCTGCCCTCCTACTCCCCAGGCTGTGATCCAAAATCCCTTCAGCAATGGTGGCAGTCCGGCGGCCGAGGCTGTCAGCGGGGAGGCACGGTTTGCCTATTTCCCAGCGTCCAGTGTGGGAGATACTACGGCTGTGTCCGTACAGACCACAGACCAGAGCTTGCAGGCTGGAGGTGAGGAGAAGTCAGGTTGGCAGGTGGGGGAGGCAATGGGCCCAGCAGGGAGGGAAGCCCCCCCAACCAGTTCTGACTTCACCCTGCCTTGCCACTAACCCCCCACTCTCCCTGCAGGCCAGTTCTACGTCATGATGACGCCCCAGGATGTGCTTCAGACAGGAACACAGAGGACGATCGCCCCCCGGACACACCCTTACTCTCCGTATGTGCAGGGGACACCTGGAGGGCCTGGTGTTGAAATGGAAGGAAGAGAGGGGTTTCTGGAGTAGAAGCTGGGCAGTTAGCATGAAGTGGGCACATGGtgtaatgttttttttctttgcctgttTCTGCTGCTCTAGTGCACATAAAGTATCACGTCTTTtgtttttgcacatggatttaccttgcaaagataatttttaaatctaatacTTAGCAGATGCTTGGGCAAACAGATCTGCGATAATACatgccccccttttttttcctcctgttctAGAAAAATTGATGGAACCAGAACACCCCGAGATGAGAGAAGAAGAGCCCAGCACAACGAAGGTGAGGACAAGGTGTGGCTCCGGGTCCCCCTGACCACCACCCTCACAGGCTCAGCCAGCCCTGGAGTGtggagtgacagagagagaagccACTCCTGGGCAGGCCACAAGTGCTCCAGAGGGCTTTGCTGGACGCTGTAAAGGTAGAAAGTGAGCAACCAGGGGAGAGTACAGTGTCAGAAGTAGAGGGACAGGGAGTGTGAATTGGAACTGGCCATTTGTTGACCCGGCTGGTGATCTTGAATTCATGGCCCACATCTAAGATGGTGGACTTCACATTCCCATACGGATTGCCTGCCCCACTTGAAAAATGGGGCTGACCGGGCTCACGTGGGCTGACCTTTCCACGTGGCAGCTGTCATGCTCACATCCCTCACTCCCATGCCTGCCTGGCCTCCAGAAGTAGGTCTGTTCCCCCAGGGAGCACATCTGAGGGAGAAACTGCATGAAGTTCTGCCTCTGGCTACCTAAGGCCGGAGCATCCTGCCCTTTTCAGAAACACCAAGTCTCACCTCAGGTCATTTGGCCTTCAGCACTGTCCCGCCCCGCCTGTCAGTAGCCACTGCAGTGGGCACAGCACTGTGCAAGTGCCAGGAGAGTGCTTACACCCAAACAAccatcattcaacaaatatttactgcccGTGGGTTCTGGGCTGAGCGGCACAGGCCCTGTGCCAGGTCTGGAGTCTGGCCTGGAGCGTCAGGGAGGCTCAAAGGCCTGAGGGCTTATGTCTCATGGGTCTCATGGGACATTGATTGGGGGTGGGCTGGGGTGACGCTTCCCTAGGGAGAGGGGAGTGTGGGTCAGGTTACTTTGTGGGGTGCTGGTTTGGTTGTGGGAGAAGTTCCATTTAGAATGCCTCAGGAGGGAAGATCGGGAAGGCCTCGAATGCCCGAGTGAGGGGCTGAATGCTGAGTCCTAAAGGTGGTGATGGGACTGGGGTCTCTGGCCCAGGTAGTTGTGTTCTGAGCAGCTCCTCCCTGAGTTCAGGCGTTCATTCAGCGCGTGCATACTACGACCAGCCCCCCTTTTGCGTCCTCAGATATGGCAATGCAGCAGATGATAGGACAGGCGAGGTCTCAGCTCTCTGTGCGCGTTCTGGTGGGAGAGATGGGAGTCACAGAGCCGCATCAGGCAGTGCAGGCAGTCACAGGCAGGAGAGGAAAGCTGGGGAAGAAGGTGGCGGGTGATGGCGGCATGGTAGTGTGCTCTGAAGGGCTCTTCGAGAGGTGACATTGAAGCAGATCCCTGAAGCGACCTGAGGGAAGGGGCCTGTTGAGAACCTCAGGAGAGTCCCGGGCAGAGGGAAGAGCTAGGACACAGGCCAGGCCCTCAGCCAGGGCCGCCATGGTGTGTCTGCAGAAGAGCAGAAttcaggaaaggaaagaggaagttgGCGCAGTGGAGGGGGCTGCCCAGGCCAGATGGTGGAGGACCTTGGAAGAAGTCCCCAGTGTGGCTGTCTGGGCTCCTGTGGTTTTATTCCAGGGTGATGAGAAGCCAGCAGAGGGGTTTGGGTTGTGGAGGCTGTTGGCAAGAGTGGTGGGAAGAGGCTGGGAGGTAGGAGACCGTACGACTGTCAGGCCTGAGacagggcaggggttgggggaaatGTGAGGAGGACTCCAAGGCTGGAGAATAAGGGTTTCGTGCTGAACTCCCCTCCATGCTTGGAAGGGAAGGGGTGCATCTGAGCTTGGTTTTGAGATGCAGTGAGTTTGAGGGGCCCCCacagcagccccagccccacgACTTACCTGTGGTGGGGCGTCAGGGTGGTTCTTAATCTCCGTACCTGTCTTCCCTCTGTGAAATGCTGGAAGCACAGCCGCCCCGGGCACCTGGTGGGGATGCAGTGAGTCTTGGTGGCCACACAGTAAGGCTGAAGAGAGGACTCAGGACCCTCCCACCCCACTCTCACCCCCGCCTCTCCCTTAGTTAATCTGACTCCAGGCAGCCTTGAAACTTTCTCACCCTGTGAAGCAGTCTT from Pan paniscus chromosome 20, NHGRI_mPanPan1-v2.0_pri, whole genome shotgun sequence encodes the following:
- the LSR gene encoding lipolysis-stimulated lipoprotein receptor isoform X2, which codes for MQQDGLGVGTRNGSGKGRSVHPSWLWCAPRPLRYFGRDARARRAQTAAMALLAGGLSRGLGSHPAAPGRDAVVFVWLLLSTWCTAPARAIQVTVSNPYHVVILFQPVTLPCTYQMTSTPTQPIVIWKYKSFCRDRIADAFSPASVDNQLNAQLAAGNPGYNPYVECQDSVRTVRVVATKQGNAVTLGDYYQGRRITITGNADLTFDQTAWGDSGVYYCSVVSAQDLQGNNEAYAELIVLGRTSGVAELLPGFQAGPMEDWLFVVVVCLAAFLIFLLLGICWCQCCPHTCCCYVRCPCCPDKCCCPEALYAAGKAATSGVPSIYAPSTYAHLSPAKTPPPPAMIPMGPAYNGYPGGYPGDVDRSSSAGGQGSYVPLLRDTDSSVASVRSGYRIQASQQDDSMRVLYYMEKELANFDPSRPGPPNGRVERAMSEVTSLHEDDWRSRPSRGPALTPIRDEEWGGHSPRSPRGWDQEPAREQAGGGWRARRPRARSVDALDDLTPPSTAESGSRSPTSSGGRRSRAYMPPRSRSRDDLYDQDDSRDFPRSRDPHYDDFRSRERPPADPRSHHHRTRDPRDNGSRSGDLPYDGRLLEEAVRKKGSEERRRPHKEEEEEAYYPPAPPPYSETDSQASRERRLKKNLALSRESLVV
- the LSR gene encoding lipolysis-stimulated lipoprotein receptor isoform X1 encodes the protein MQQDGLGVGTRNGSGKGRSVHPSWLWCAPRPLRYFGRDARARRAQTAAMALLAGGLSRGLGSHPAAPGRDAVVFVWLLLSTWCTAPARAIQVTVSNPYHVVILFQPVTLPCTYQMTSTPTQPIVIWKYKSFCRDRIADAFSPASVDNQLNAQLAAGNPGYNPYVECQDSVRTVRVVATKQGNAVTLGDYYQGRRITITGNADLTFDQTAWGDSGVYYCSVVSAQDLQGNNEAYAELIVLGRTSGVAELLPGFQAGPMEDWLFVVVVCLAAFLIFLLLGICWCQCCPHTCCCYVRCPCCPDKCCCPEALYAAGKAATSGVPSIYAPSTYAHLSPAKTPPPPAMIPMGPAYNGYPGGYPGDVDRSSSAGGQGSYVPLLRDTDSSVASEVRSGYRIQASQQDDSMRVLYYMEKELANFDPSRPGPPNGRVERAMSEVTSLHEDDWRSRPSRGPALTPIRDEEWGGHSPRSPRGWDQEPAREQAGGGWRARRPRARSVDALDDLTPPSTAESGSRSPTSSGGRRSRAYMPPRSRSRDDLYDQDDSRDFPRSRDPHYDDFRSRERPPADPRSHHHRTRDPRDNGSRSGDLPYDGRLLEEAVRKKGSEERRRPHKEEEEEAYYPPAPPPYSETDSQASRERRLKKNLALSRESLVV
- the LSR gene encoding lipolysis-stimulated lipoprotein receptor isoform X4, which codes for MQQDGLGVGTRNGSGKGRSVHPSWLWCAPRPLRYFGRDARARRAQTAAMALLAGGLSRGLGSHPAAPGRDAVVFVWLLLSTWCTAPARAIQVTVSNPYHVVILFQPVTLPCTYQMTSTPTQPIVIWKYKSFCRDRIADAFSPASVDNQLNAQLAAGNPGYNPYVECQDSVRTVRVVATKQGNAVTLGDYYQGRRITITGNADLTFDQTAWGDSGVYYCSVVSAQDLQGNNEAYAELIVLDWLFVVVVCLAAFLIFLLLGICWCQCCPHTCCCYVRCPCCPDKCCCPEALYAAGKAATSGVPSIYAPSTYAHLSPAKTPPPPAMIPMGPAYNGYPGGYPGDVDRSSSAGGQGSYVPLLRDTDSSVASVRSGYRIQASQQDDSMRVLYYMEKELANFDPSRPGPPNGRVERAMSEVTSLHEDDWRSRPSRGPALTPIRDEEWGGHSPRSPRGWDQEPAREQAGGGWRARRPRARSVDALDDLTPPSTAESGSRSPTSSGGRRSRAYMPPRSRSRDDLYDQDDSRDFPRSRDPHYDDFRSRERPPADPRSHHHRTRDPRDNGSRSGDLPYDGRLLEEAVRKKGSEERRRPHKEEEEEAYYPPAPPPYSETDSQASRERRLKKNLALSRESLVV